A portion of the Glycine max cultivar Williams 82 chromosome 10, Glycine_max_v4.0, whole genome shotgun sequence genome contains these proteins:
- the LOC102670544 gene encoding G-type lectin S-receptor-like serine/threonine-protein kinase At5g24080, translated as MSYNALSRKEGLVEASSWFKAPQKHQKYVSYVLGLPMSKVVCKTKRVGGGFGGKETRSAFIAVAASVPSYLLNRPVKITLDRDVDMMITGQQHSFLGKYKDTSSTLFVKVRANGSWTSEGQAGGSNSSSDGMESAKEKPVIIPTVLIMVVLIVLLSLLLLLVYEFMKNGSLDKWIFPSYQGRDRLLDWTTRSNIAIAIAQGIAYFHEQCRDRIIHCDIKLQNILVDENFCPKVSNFGLAKLIRREHSHVVTMVRGAKGYLAPQWVSNHPIIVKADVYNYGMLLLEIIGGRRNLDMSFGAEDFFYPGSAYKEMTNGSIIKVADRR; from the exons ATGTCCTATAACGCATTATCACGGAAGGAAGGCTTAGTTGAGGCTTCATCTTGGTTCAAG GCTCCTCAGAAGCACCAGAAATATGTTTCTTATGTTCTTGGCCTTCCCATGTCAAAGGTAGTTTGCAAAACAAAACGAGTTGGTGGTGGATTTGGGGGGAAGGAGACAAGATCAGCCTTTATTGCTGTTGCTGCTTCAGTTCCATCTTATCTTTTAAATCGACCAGTGAAAATCACGCTGGACCGAGATGTGGACATGATGATAACTGGGCAACAGCATAGTTTTCTAGGGAAGTACAAG GATACTAGCTCAACTTTGTTTGTAAAGGTCAGAGCAAATGGGTCATGGACTTCAGAAGGCCAAGCAGGAGGGTCTAATAGCTCCTCTGATGGAATGGAAAGTGCAAAGGAGAAGCCTGTGATTATTCCTACTGTTCTCATCATGGTAGTTCTCATTGTTTTGTTGAGTTTATTACT GCTTCTCGTTTATGAGTTCATGAAAAATGGATCCTTGGATAAATGGATCTTCCCTTCATATCAAGGTCGAGATAGATTGTTAGATTGGACAACTCGTTCAAATATAGCCATAGCTATTGCACAAGGGATTGCATACTTTCATGAGCAGTGTAGGGATCGGATAATACATTGTGACATCAAACTGCAAAATATATTGGTAGACGAAAACTTTTGTCCCAAAGTATCTAATTTTGGGCTGGCCAAATTGATAAGAAGGGAGCACTCTCATGTGGTGACAATGGTTAGAGGCGCTAAAGGTTATTTGGCACCACAATGGGTTAGTAATCACCCTATAATTGTAAAAGCTGACGTTTACAACTATGGAATGCTTCTTTTAGAGATCATTGGTGGCAGGAGAAATCTTGACATGTCCTTTGGTGCTGAGGACTTTTTCTATCCTGGTTCAGCTTACAAG GAGATGACAAATGGGTCAATAATTAAGGTGGCAGATAGGAGATGA